The DNA region TTCCCTACAAAATCACTGCACAGGGTACCAACCACACCTTTACCTCACAGACACTCACCCATACAACCGGTCATTCTAGCACACATTACTTCACTCTGCCACCAACCCTTTCACTCACAACTCTATCGCTCACCTAATCCTACCAATCAGCTTACCTTTAATGCTAACTTCATTCGTTGACTCAGCTTACCTTTAATGCTAACTTCATTCGTTGACTCAGCTTACTTTACACCTCATTCAACTGCACACCTCACTCTATCATTACGCTCACACTTCTGCGCATTCAAGCTTATCTCACCACATTCTACGagcattaaaatctaaaatttatttcGGCCGACTTAAACCACCCATTTTATGGAATGAGACGATAGGGCGCTGCTGTTTGGACGCTGGTGATTTGGCACGGCAGAATGGACATTCAAGCTCTTTTAGTGACAGTACAATTTGGCCCTGAAggtaaacgcgcacacacacacacaaacacatacgcattaaatatacatttacaaatagagagagtgagagagacgttacatatacatacaagtataacaAGATGTTcacatataaacagagagagagaaagaggtggaagAGAGCGATGGAAACATGAAAATGGAAGAAACAGTAACATGTCTGATGTTAAATAAGTCAACGTCGAATTAGCGAAGCTTAAAAGGCGGCGCCAAAACGTTTCAACCCTACCCCCATTTTAATTACTTTGTTAAAAACACCAAATGAACAACCACTCGTCATGACATATCagtcatcaatcatcaatcatacCCCTAGATAATATGTCCAGtaaatgaagcaaaataatagaaatatcagCGGAAATATAATTCTGGAGTATTTGTCCACTTTTCTTGCATGCTCCTTGCCGTTAGGATCAATTTGGTAAGATATGATAGCAGAGTCAGTCTGCGAGTATCCATTTgactgcaaaaaaagaaaagagaagaaaagagaaaaaagaaaagtccaAGTCCTGATCCCTAGAGATCTCATAGAAggtaaaataaggaaataaatctCAAGGTTCTACGTTAATGTATGGAAAGATCATAGCGAACAAAACATGACATTAGTgctaaacaagaataacaacgtTAACGATGCCAAAATCTTCTAATTTTCCGATACATTAACTCAAATgtacattttatttcaatattcatGACTATGCTACCATTCGATCGGTGTGATTTTTCGATCGATTATCAGTCATCGGGTGTCTTATTCCGAGCTTAGTGAATGAGAACATTATTATCCATAGTTTAGAAATAATGGTTTTTCATTCATGTTAATATTCAGTCTGAGACCATGTAACTTATACACAACCAGGAATAAGATACCCGCTGACGATCGCaggtatatataaagtaattaaaatGGGGTGGAGTTGAAACGTTTTGGCGCCGCCTTTTTAGTTGCCTGACACTCTTTAGTAATTCATTTTGATTATTCAATTTTAATCGATGATATATACCTTTTCTTGATAGGCCGTTCTATATATTTGCCGCGATACACCTCAACTCGTAATCGGACCACGGTAGTGAACTCCCGAAATGGCCATAATTCTTGTGgtaattcttgtatatatatatatatatatatatattatatgtgtgtgtgtgtgtgttgagtgtgggtgtgtgtgtgtacgtatatatatatatatataattatataatatatatataaaaacattcatatatatatacaagtatatacacagaaacacacatatatatatatatgtgtatgttacacGTGAAGTATAGAGTTGGTCCCCATTCTTAAATGTAACACGCGTATACACCACTTTTTATTtacagtaagtttatatatatatattatatatatatatatatatatttgtttgactCTACTCTTGCTTTTTTTCCTCTCTCGAAACttttgcttctatttctagccTGTCCATTTCcccgtttttttctctctcttaccttcTGACTTGTATTTGTAacctttctccttcctctttccCCCTTTCTACCTGCTGCTGACACGTGACCCGTGGTCAGCATttcttcatccccctcctctttCACACCGCAGCCCAGCTGTTCGGTCGCAAACAATTTTCTCCGTCTTGCTATTTCCTGTTTTCTATATCCTTCAGGATATCTTCTGTTACCTACCATTCTTGCCCTTTTGGCCCTAATGCCGTATTTTGCTCGTTtcctatttatttcatctttgtccatcatcttaaattacatttttttttttttgtttgcttgaggCCCTATTCTCTGCGACTTTCGCAGGCACTGCCAGCCTGGGAAGCCCTAAGTCTTATCATTAAAGGTGCGAAACTGAGTATTACCATTTGGTTGATAACTGACGAAAAGGTAGGGACCCTCAGTGTGTGCTTCTCATccggttgtatatgtatatattttttatctgtcGTTGTTTAAATACTATGATTTTTTCATTTGTTAGTAAcggtatgcacgcacacactttttattaacagtaattatatatatatatatatatatatatctttatatataaaagtcaagttgtgtgtctgtctcctacgatttagattcctaactactcccacattttgcggtgcagtttaacaaaaccgggtatcttatagtcgtgattcagatcgagcccttctgggtattagcgcgtctacgatgagtctacgattttttaaaaaattaccatcatttttttccattttaatgcattttttcgatattatataagggaagtaactctctaaaaatgtctacgatgatcaacgattttttaaaaaaatttaccatcatttttttccattttaatgcattttttgctatttttttggctataactctctaaaaatgcttatatagttatttcccttacaaacccgagcaacgcggggatactgctagtatatatatatatatatatatattatatatatatatatatatatatgggaatgttACAAATAAAGAATGGAGTTGCTGGTATTACATTTATTCTATGGTTAACAAACATTTCAATAATGTGTGAGTGGCAAATCAAATAACATACATGAACCCAAGGATGATAACAATGATCATCAAATCgattatataatgcatattacaTAACGATCAACCCACAGCCATTTAGTCATAATCTTGCGAATAAGTAAATTACAGTTGCAAAttagatgattttatatatacagaaacctTACAGTATTTCAGTGGGAATTTACTTGATTTCAGAAGGCGAAGTTAATGTTAGAAGTTAGCCAAAGCATTACACTAGACATCTACAGCATTAGATAACACAACACGATACTGGATTACACCGTGAGAAATTGAGAATTAATGAATAGTGTGGTACATTACAGTTTTGATTGAATAAACGAATGAATAAAGCACCACCGCACATCCAAACGGATACAATGAAATTCACTATGAATGGCTTGTTCGTAAATGTACGACGAAAGTCGTTGGCATTCAGTGATACGTACCGCTGTAAGGACAGTTGATGTTATAATTCCTTGAGTTATCTAAATCTCAACTTTGTTCTGACTGAGTCTATTTATAATATCTAGATGATGTTTCGAACAGTTTGGTCTTTAAGGGCCAGTCATTAGGTATCTTAGTTTATTGGATAAGAACATTATTATCTTTAGTTTACAAATAATCGTTCCTGATTTCACTTAGAAATGACGATGGGACAAAGTttaactttctctttcactcctcatcttcatcgtcataaaCCGCTGGACTTTTACTGTTTCGAGTCGTAGGACTTATAATGCTCATTTTCTGTGTTTCCGTGACGAGTAAGTGACCGAGATTACAACGTTCTCCTTGAATGAGATGCCAGTCCGTCACAAGGTTTTTTCATTTGTAGTtcagtagactggagcaacgttatACGAAGTGTTTAACTCAAGAATACAACGTACCGCCAGGTCAGGGGATCGAAACCGTGATCTTGCGCTCGTGAGAGTaacaccctaaacactaggccacatgccttcactattCATCCCTCTAGGATCAGCAAAATAACTAACGATGGGTTACTGTGGTCGAACTACTTTGTCTcccattcttctttctctttctgatgAGCTGTAtagcacctgagcactatatacaattagtttattattattctttttataatcAAAATACTTTTACGACAGTGTTAGAACTTCTTATACGTATTACTCTATGAACAAAAACTGAACATATGTGTTTTGAATACTATCATAACATGGCACCAACAATTTACTTTTATACTTACAAAAACAGCTAGCGAAACTTTCTCGGGGTCCATCTGCAAGGGACGGTTTCTTAAATACCGTTTTATCTCTCTGCGATTCAAAACATTGACCACAGCATATTCTAGAAGTGCGAGAAAGACGAATATGAGACAGATAGCCATCCAGATATCTATAGCTTTGATGTAAGAAACTTTGGGAAGAGCGGAGACGGCTGCAGCCGTTTGACTGGTCATCGTTAACACTGTGAGAACACCCAATGATGTGCGGGCTGGGACAGCGTCTATGTTTAGCCAAAATGAAAACCATGATACCAAGACGGTCAATGAACATGGACAGTATATGTTGAGAATGTAGAAACCCATATTTCTCTTCAAATGAAATTCAGCTCTTAGACAGGAGAAtgtttctgaaataataaaattacagGGTTTTAGAAACGgtttaatttaacacacacacaaagatatatatatatatatatatatatatatatatatgtccaaaaatacgaagaacaaacacaaaaatacaacaaCGGTAGTACAACGCACAGGGAAGAGAAGAAAGGTGGCTTTACATTTCGAccaaagctcttcatcagaaacagaggaaagtccaatagaaaaggaagacggagggaaaaaatcgccaacggttcacatgtggttacaccgcgtgcacagacacacacacacatacacacacacacacacacataggtatgtatgtatgtatgcatgtatgtatacgtatagatatatatatatgtatatacatatatatatacatatatgtacacacatacccagatatacacaaaaatacatattcatgtacacacacacatacactcatatatatacacacatatatgtatattacataatatagtgtgtgtgtgtgtctctctcctctctcttccctctctctctctctctctatatatatatatatatatatatatatatatatataatatatatatatatatatatatatatatatatatatatatatattatggaagtTCACTCAAAATTCGTGCTGGTCGACTCGGACACTCAGTAAGGAACGACTCAAAGGAAACATGCGAATCGGCTGAACAACACGAAATGGACACGAGAACATGAGGTGGAAACGAGTGCCAGCGGACGTGTAGCTCATATTCGTATCACAGCCCAAGCAATACGGCCCGAAATACAAACAGCCGTGGTGCAGCTGCTTGATGCGCTGAGGTGCGCCTAAAATAGCGCCGTCGTTTCAAGTATGTTAGGGCATGTTTTCGAGGCCAGACTATAAGTATAAGTATTACATATTAATGAACCCCAAAATGACACCTAGGTTAACAAGGAAAACCTCTACAGGGATAAGCCTTGAGTTATCCGTAATAAAAGATATGGCTTGCATAGCATCACACTTGATCTTAGACAAAATTCACAAATACAAAGCAGATACTAAATTATTACAAATGGTTTCGGATCAAATATTACATTGGCTGGACCTGTCAGGGTTTTTACTCGGCATAGCGCCCTTCTAGACAAGCTGCCATCACCATGGTTGATGGATTCAAAGTGTATCCATTTTCCACTCTTGTCAGTGATCTTATAGTGCGCTTACTCATCATCCCGAATGTCATTATGTCCACGCACATTATTGCTAAACAGCTGTTTGTTCTATGTTGAGTTTGGctgtcttttaatttttttttacttgtttcagtcatgtgactctggccatgctggagcaccgccttttagtcgagcaaatcgacccccaggacttattctttgtaaacctagtactcattctatcggtctcttttgccgaactgctaagttacgggggcgtaaacacaccagcattggttgtcaagcgatgttgaggggacaaacacagacacacaaatacatacatatatacgacgggcttctttcagtttccgtctaccaaatccactcacagggctttggtcggcccgttgttatagtagaagacacttgcccaaggtgccacgcagtgggactgaacccagaaccatgtggttggtaagcaagctacttaccgcacagccactcctacgctacgATAAtgagtaatttttctttttatctttgttCGGTCATGCTTGGTTTCTAGTAAACTCCCTCACCGGGATACTCTGTTCAGGCACCAATATAGTCACCGACGAACTGAGTATATAACAGGTAATACATAcacctataaatatttatacacatataaagaaacgcacatacacaactatatatacattcgtgACAAATATATTGCATGACTATCAGCATGTGACTTggatatagaatatagaataggaagcactccgtcggttacgacgacgagggttccggttgatccgaatcaacggaacagcctgctcgtgaaattaacgtgtaagtggctgagcactccacagacacgtgtacccttaacgtagttctcggggatattcagcgtgacacagcgagtgacaaggccggccctttgaaatacaggtacaacagaaagaggaagaaagagtgagagaaagttgtggtgaaagagtacagcagggatcaccaccatcccctgccggagcctcgtggagcttttaggtgttttcgctcaataaacactcacaacgcccggtctgggaatcgaaaccgcgatcctatgaccgcgagtccgctgccctaaccactgggacattaaatatataatcatacgtAGTAACAAATCAGTAAAGGCTCTCTACTTTTCAAATCGCCATTGTCCTTAATGGTGTTCATACATTGAACATTAAATTGCTCTACACTGAGTTTGGTCTCGAGTGTATTCATATTGAAGTACTTATTAAGTTTTGTTTGATAATATCATTCGAGCATAGATAAAACAGATTAAAAGAGTGGTGCGATAATGGCAGAAAATTCTTAGTATATTCTTTATTCATATAGTACGTGAAACTAgattgtgtgtatacacgcacatacacgcacacacacgcgcgtacacgaacatgcacacgcacacacacgtacgcgtacGCAAatgcacgcatatgcacacagacatacatacatagacactcacacgtatgcgtacatacagacaaatatttgtatatgtgtttttctGAGCGTATAAGCATTAAGCTAATacgcagagaaagaaagaaagaaagaaagaaagaaaggaagaaagaaaaaaagaaagaaagaaagaaagaaagaaagaaagaaagaaagaaagaaagaaagaaagaaagaaagaaagaaagaaagaaagaaagaaagaaagaaagaaagaactattagcaaaaatgataacaacactgctaatactactaataatcgacaataccattatcaccaccaccaccaccaccaccatcatcatcatcatcatcatcatcatcatcatcacaccatcacgaTTAAATGCTTTGCTGCATCTAGTTtactatgttctgtgttcaaaatctTTCCTTGCcgtttttcctttcatctttctaaggatgacaaaaaaaaaatatcaatctaGAACTGGGTTCTGCTTAACTGACTATTCCTTAACTgaaacatatattctttttgCTGTTGTAAAATAAGAAGTTATCGTGATTTGGATGCTACGAGGATCAGATCGCTGAGACTGCTATCGTCAACTATCGTCTGTTCTGTGATATTTGTTCGAACTCACAGATTTCTTCGCTCCTATCTTTATTGGTGTGTATCACAATTGTTAGCCCAgaatcaacaataataaaaaaagctgTTGTATGATCAAGGAAGTGATTACTTTGCTGAAGGGCACAACCAGAAAATAAAAACCATACCGTCGTTAATTTATGACTCATAACTATGTGAAAGATTGAGTTAAAAATTTCTGGTGTTATTGCGGTTGTCCTGTTGTGTTGTCAGACCGTACAGATTTGTAGAATCAGAAAACATCTCTGCGAAAAAATCTTCACTTTATGTGGTATATTGtacggatcttttccgtttggtTGCTAGCGGGTCCAAAAATTAAAGTTTGccgaaaatttttaaaatttggcgCAATAATACACAAACTGAATTGGtggagttatttcattttttcctggaaaatgtttttaaaaagttatagaggtttaaagtttgatcgtCTTCACCCAGTgaagaaacaggatttggaagctgtcattttgtgcgtgactgcacattttgtcgtcaacatcctgaaaatagctatttctttactacccacaaggggctaaacacagaggggacaaacaaggacagacaaacggattaagtcgattacatcgaccccagtgcgtaactggtacttaatttatcgacctcgaaaggatgaaaggtaaagtcgacctcggcggaattgtgttgtcaatatttgtaaacagcACGTGATATGtctccggtaattttctttcatgcaaataaatcttatttagctgttatttttagcacacctcgCAACCACCAAATGCGATAAACACTTTACAGTTTTTAACAGAAAGGTTtagaagaattagatgaaagttgTCCAGTAATTTaactttcatgtaaataaatgtttatactaatttaaaagagaaaaacagttttAAATCTTTGAGCGAGATGTTGGCAAATAAACCTTAGcttaaaagatttatccaaaaaaATCTTATTAACTGTTATTTTCAGCACACCTCACAGCCACCTCAATGCTCAATGGCAAAAAGAAACGAGTAAACAAACATTTGTCAACACGTGCTTCCTCACAGATAAAAGACTCTCCAAAGACTGTTACAATGGCAACAAgcaaaagagttctcatgtttcCGCTTCTTACTATCGAAACAGACATGATTATGCCTGTGGCTCACggttggctaaaattaccaaaattttaaatttttaattactaataactctttatttattgatttatagcgaaaaCTAGTTGCAGCCTATAAAAGTGTattattacactgaatatgaaatcactTGGAATAGAAAATTGACGCTGGCAGCAgctggcaaccaaacagaaaagatcctgtTGTACAAATGGTTGAGGGAAGATCTGATAACGGGGCTATGACCAAGTGATATTCGACCAATCAACATGTCTGACACGTTCGACTACCGCAAGTGGGTTTTTGTCCCTTACTCCCATTTTGGCTTCGATATTCAGTCTAGATAAGGTGAAGAGATGACAGATGGTTAGCAATATTTctcccggctctttacattctgagttcaaataccgccaagatcaactttgcctttcattctttcgagatcgataaaataagtaccagttgagccgaaaaatttctggctttttgtctatagtagaaataaatatacaatctagATATCGATACCTTTGAAATGTTCGACGTCTCACGTTCGGCCACTGAACTGTGAACTCTTTCACcatgtattttctatatatatatgcatcttcacATACTTTACCATCATATACCTAAACTTTTCAGCGATTAGTGTAGCTATTGCAGAGAtaataattattcaatatttttttaaagacttacaAAACTCTTACTTTGTATTCTTGATTTTTCTCATTACTTTTcacgtcaatttttttttttttcatgtttaggAGTATTGCTTCCATTTAAAAAGAAGTCATTTTTAACGTCTTCTGTTAACACTCGTTTATGCAACAATATATTATTATCTTCTTATTGTGATTGCTGTTCTGATGGGGTTTTATTGCAAATGAtctcgttttcttctttttttgttttctatgctttatGGCAGCAAATCTATGTGCGTCTCTATATTTCCATCTTCTGTCTGTTACTGCAAATATTTTtctcatgatgatcatcatcagcatcagcatcaacatcattactacaatcaccaccaccactgccaccatcaccattgctaccatcatcatcatcatcatcatcatcatcacttttgctATATTATTCATGCAAATGTATCTAGGGTCATATTATCAAATGCGtccgtctatttttttttttttaaagatggtaggagTAATTTGAGAATGACTTAGTTATttcaattttcatcatcatcatcatcatcatcatcatcacgatcctcattatcatcaccgcCACATATTACCTAATGTGCCCTcccattcttttttttaaagatggctgGGTAGATGTGAGAAAGAtttgattatttcttttcttaGCAGGTTGAGCAAAAATGCAGAGCCTttttagcttattattattattcctcttatTGCTgccattgctgttgctgttacatCTTTTGCTGCAGTTGACATTATTCAAATgagtctttatttttttattttttaaagatttaacactgtcttgtttttctttgtataAACATCAGATCTATTTATAGTAAAAAGACGTTCGCTGATCTTGTATTCTTTTTGCCTAAGATTTTccaggaaggaaaaaaaagtatGAAGAATTATTTACACTAACCTTCATTATTCATGATGCTATTGCAGTCACATATGGACCATTTAGTGATTTCAAACTGTGGCATTATGTGGACGGCTTTGATCATTTGCAGCGCTTTGTCATGGTTGTCGTTCCAATGGAATTGTAGCCTCTTTTCTGTATAAGCAACTGTAACGagagaacatatacacacatacaatgtaatggaagcactccgtcggttacgacgatgagggttccggttgatccgaccaatggaacagcctgctcgtgaaattaacgtgtaagtggctgagcactccacagacacgtgtacccttaacgtagttctcggggatattcagcgtgacacagcgagtgacaaggccggccctttgaaatacaggtacaaaaacAGAAGCGgaagagaagagtgagagaaagttgtggtgaaagatacagcagggatcaccaccatcccctgctggagcctcgtggagctttaggtgttttcgctcaataaacactcacaacacccagtctgggaatcgaaaccgcgattctacgaccgcgagtccgctgccctaaccactgggccattgcgcctccacaacgtAATAAACTGAATATGAGTGTAGAAGCAATCACAGCAAAGGAGTGTAAGACCTGTCACATAGAGGATTCGGATATCTATCTGACACATCAAGGCAGCGTGAAACTTGTTTCGTAGGGGTAAATTTTGGACGCACGTTACACCAAGACAATCTTCCTGTCTGgtagaaattatgttgcagtaagttagtggatttttttttaccataagagaggtAACGGAATGAGACAATCTGGTGCAGCTGTTTGGACGCAGATGCTTTGACACCGCTGACGCGAACTTCAGCCTCTTTGGTAATAGTACGTTTTGGCACTGGAGCCaaaaacactcatatacacatgcacgcaggtgcagatgtatacacatacaactagaaagagtgtgagtgagagtgatgggagggagagagagagagagattgtaattTATTGACTGAACAAGATTGATATAAACACTTTTCCTCTcctcatacacatatagaaatatgctgacacgcataaacatacagagagagagagagagagagagagaagagagagagagagagaagtggagcgAAAGAGAGAAACATTGAAAAGTCTAATGTCAAATAAATCAGCGTCGAATCAGCGACACCAAATAGGGACGCCAAAACAGCCGTGCCAAAAAAATCTGAAGTCCAGGAAGTAGGCGTGTCACATAAGACTGTAGTATTTTTCTGCTAGCAAATGAGGAGATACGTCTCAACTAAAGAAAATAGGATATTTTACAAACAGTAAAAGTATCTCATACCTGCTGCGAGGCGAGTCATTTACGTTAATGGGACTGAAATGTCTGTATGA from Octopus sinensis linkage group LG13, ASM634580v1, whole genome shotgun sequence includes:
- the LOC115218280 gene encoding glycine receptor subunit alpha-3-like isoform X2, encoding MFALHIMWCLFNTLLITHPARGQVNLTMKSNHVSRSLLIQVMLREQVYDKRLPPNFDKDLPTRVNVSLDFNSFDSIDEMNMEFGVNLVVEQEWIDHRLHFYNLIDSEVLELDVKMMDELWVPDIYISNEKVATFHTVTVPNKMMHLYQNGKIIYRNRISLRASCPMQLQKYPMDQQICYLHLQSFAYTEKRLQFHWNDNHDKALQMIKAVHIMPQFEITKWSICDCNSIMNNEETFSCLRAEFHLKRNMGFYILNIYCPCSLTVLVSWFSFWLNIDAVPARTSLGVLTVLTMTSQTAAAVSALPKVSYIKAIDIWMAICLIFVFLALLEYAVVNVLNRREIKRYLRNRPLQMDPEKVSLAVFSNGYSQTDSAIISYQIDPNGKEHARKVDKYSRIIFPLIFLLFCFIYWTYYLGV
- the LOC115218280 gene encoding glycine receptor subunit alpha-3-like isoform X1 yields the protein MFALHIMWCLFNTLLITHPARGQVNLTMKSNHVSRSLLIQVMLREQVYDKRLPPNFDKDLPTRVNVSLDFNSFDSIDEMNMEFGVNLVVEQEWIDHRLHFYNLIDSEVLELDVKMMDELWVPDIYISNEKVATFHTVTVPNKMMHLYQNGKIIYRNRISLRASCPMQLQKYPMDQQICYLHLQSFAYTEKRLQFHWNDNHDKALQMIKAVHIMPQFEITKWSICDCNSIMNNEETFSCLRAEFHLKRNMGFYILNIYCPCSLTVLVSWFSFWLNIDAVPARTSLGVLTVLTMTSQTAAAVSALPKVSYIKAIDIWMAICLIFVFLALLEYAVVNVLNRREIKRYLRNRPLQMDPEKVSLAVFQSNGYSQTDSAIISYQIDPNGKEHARKVDKYSRIIFPLIFLLFCFIYWTYYLGV